From the Moorena sp. SIOASIH genome, the window TGGTCAGTTTGCCCTAGTTCCACAATTCCCTTTTCTTGATCTACGGTTTCTCCTGGATAAGTGTTAATTTTCAAAATTTGACTATCTAGTGGAGAATGCACGTAAGCAAATTTTAATTCTGCTTCGGCTTGCTTGACTTGTGCCATAGCCATTTCTAGCTCCGCTTCAGCCTGTCTAATATCTACTAGACGTACTTCTTTTATCTCTTCGAGGGTAGCTTTGGCTTCGTTAATCTGTGCTTCTACCACAGCTAGGGTTTGGTTGCGGTTGACAATAGCTTCTTTGAGTTGTTCCCTGAGGGTGCTTATAGTTTGGGTGCGGTTGGCTATGGCTTCACTCACGCTCTCTTGGGCGGTTTCTACGTTTAGGCGGCGGCTGTCCAATTCGGAAATTGCGATCGCACCGTCTCGTTCTAACTGGTCATAGCGCTGAAAATCTGCTTGCACATTCCTTAACTGAGCCTTTAATCGCCTGACTGTGGCATCTTTTTCTTGTTGTGTTTCTTGCAGCTGAGTCTGTAAACGGTCAATGCGAGTTTGTAGCGCCTCCTTCTGCCCCCGATACTCTGCCTCTAGTCGTTTAATCTTAGCCTCCTGAGCAGCAATGGTTCCACTTTTAGCACCGGCTTTGACTTTCTCCAAGTTCGCACGGCTTACTTTAACCTCCGCTTTCGCCCGTTCTAAATCCGCTTGTAAGCGATCGCGATTTTCCATGATGGCAATCAATTGATTGGCACCTACTTTATCCCCTTCCTTAACCAGTAACTGAGCCACCCTTGGTGCTTGAAAAGTTGTTGGAGCAGCTAATTGAATAACTTCCCCCTCAGGTTCGAGACGTCCTAGAGCAGTTACAGCTCGGATAGCTGGGGTTGTACTGGGGGATGGCACTGGTTCTGGTGGGCGCTCACGGACCATTTCCAAACTGTATCGGCTAGCGACCACAGTTGCCAGAATCCCAACACCAGCCAGTACAATCACCCAACGGCTTAGGGGCTTTGATAATCCCTGATCTTTTATGCCAATCTTTGGCTCCATGACTCCTCCGGTTAAATCAACCTCTGTCGGTTATATGAGTCATAACCATTTCTTGTGTGCCATATTATATGGCTCCTTACTATTTAATCTATCATAAAGTTAATAATATATGAGCACCGCTAACAGATTTTTTGAGAAGTCCCTCATTACTGGGTCAGCTGAAATTCAGCAGAGTGCATAGCAGGGGTTCCCGCTCGCAACTTTGCTAAAAGTTTAACGAAGGTTTTCTTTTCTGCACCAGTCAGGTGAGCCATCAAACCTGTCACCCGATTAAAGTGGTCGGGAAGCATTTGCTTCAAGAACTGCCAACCCTTTGGAGTCAGCTGAACCATCAGCATCCGTCGGTCATCTGGGTGCGGCTGGCGTTTAACTAACCCTTGACGTTCGAGACCATCGAGCAGACCTGTGATCGTCCCACGAGTAACACCAGCCTGTTGAGCACATTCGGAAGGAGTCAAGCCTAACGAACCCGCCTTGTGTAATAGCATGAGTACAGTAAACTTACCGATTGATAACTCGTAGCGACCCAAATGAGTCTCAATCGCTTCGTAGATTTCAGTGGTAGTTTTCAGGAACGACAGACAAGTAAACACTGATGCTATATCTAGCTCAGGGTACTGTCTCGCCACATTTAGCAGTTCCTGCTCTGAGGGAAGGTCACGTTTAGTGAACATAGTCTATCCCCTTAAAAAAGTTTGCCGACTTATTATTATCGTGCCTTACTATAGTATTTCTCAAATAGGTGAGGTATACAAGTTGTGGATTTAAGGGAACAGGGAATAGGGAATAGGGAATAGGGAACAGGGAACAGGGAACAGGAAAAAAATCCTGTTTACCTCATTAATATGAGAAACGCTATCATCCATTGCTCCATCCCTAAACTAATCAGCAAACTAATCAGCTTTACGATTGATTAAGTATCAAGATCCTGGCAAGTCAAATAACACCGAAGTCATATAGTTCTCTGCCCATTCAACACCAAACGCTTTTTCAAGCACCCGCCGGGTTTTGTCATTCTGCCGCTGCTTGCTGCAATAATAGTGTTGACTAGCAATAATTTCTGCTTGCTTTTCTCTAGAGACCGGTAGCGCATTAGCAGCATGGGCACAGTGAATCTGTAATAAATCATCCACCCATGCCAGGAACTGTGCTTCTTCTTCTGGACCATTGGGACGCACAAAAATGCAAAATTCTGAAAAAATGTCTGCCCAAGGTGGTAAGTCACGGGGCTGTTTAAACTCAGGTTTTGGTAGGTTCTCTAAAGAACAGTGATAGGCTTCTGGTAAGGTACGTTTAGGGTTGAGTGGAGAAAGGTCTGCGATCGCAGCACTAATTTGTCCTCTAGCTGCCACCACATCACAGCCAAACATGGGCAAAGCATAGTCTGGACGAGGAAACATTACACAGTGTAAAATATCCAACATCTCACCTACTTTTGCCAATTCCAGGTGCATTTTCCGAAACTGAGGTGTCTGATAGCAATGGTTTTCGATAGTCAGTTTCTCTCCCTCAAGCCGTCCTTGTACGTAGCCTAACTCGGCTGGTAAATGATAAGGAGAAAGGTCGAAGTAGCGCCGCCAGTTCGACTCTATACAGTCTGCCAGCTTAGCGCACAGAGGGTTTTGTTGGGTTCTTAGGGATGGCGTGGAAGTGGTTGACATTCCTTAACACTTAAAGGCTATGGGTAAAATTGAGGCAACAGGCTTGCAGACCAAAGGGTTGGATGGTGTTTCCCCCCATTATCCCCTTTAACAAGAGGGGTAGGAAAAAGACAAAAGGCATACAAGACTTGAAGTATCAACCATTGCATTGATTGTCACCTTTGCCAATGGTATATTTTTATACTTAATCTTTCATCCTTCATCCTTCGACCTCTATCTTCTCACCTTATCGGTGACCATCAATTGGAGCAAGACATCCTAAGTATGGACCTCGGATAAGCTTAGGATATCAGCTTGCCATGGGCAATCCTTTAGCGCTACACAAAACTTTGTTACTGCTGGGATGGGATAAAGGATTTTGTTTGCGATCGCATCGAATTCCGACCATGTAGCATCGACTAGGGGTGCATTGCTGAATCTTCGGATGAATGTGAGTGGGGTGGCATCCTGCCCGCCCGAAAATGACTACTTTGATTACTGCTGGGATTGCATGTAGGATTTTGTTTGCGATCGCATGGAATTCCTTCCTAGTAGCATGGACTAGCGGGGCATTGCTGAGGGGCGGGATGAATGTGAGTGGGGTGGGCATCCTGCCCGCCCGAAAATGACTACTTTGAGTGGGCGACCGAGATTTCCCTAGGTTGATTGTGCGCCTAGTAAAACCATAGAGTAGATTAGCTAGACAATTTTTTTGCTTGGCCGTGAAGTAGGATGGGCTAAGTGCTATAAAGCAGTTCAAGGTTAATTAAAAGTTAAAAGGAGTTTGGAGGAAATTGCTATGTTTGGTTTAGGATGGCCCGAAGTGATGATTATTGGTGTTGTGGCAGTTGTGATTTTTGGACCGAAGAAAATTCCTGAAATCGGCAGCGCCCTAGGGAAAACCCTCAGAGGCTTCAAAGACGAGATGAATAATCCGACATCAGAAGCTGAGGAGTCACAAACTCAGCAGAAAGATTCATAATTAACAAAACTTTCGACGGTGCATTCATCCCACGCTGACCATTTTTGAATGGTCGCGAAGCGATTGACGTTAGGGTTCAGATCTGGCTATGGAAGGCGTTGTCAGCTATAACAATGCCTGCATTAGAGGGTTTCTCATAGTAACGAAGTACACAGGATTTTTTCCCGATTCCCGACTCCCGATTCCCGATTCCCGATTCCCCAATCCCTAGTCTTTTCATCCTTCGTTGTCCGCGATTAGCCCGAAGGGCTACGCTTCGCGAACGCATCTAACTGCTGCCAGTCATTGATAATAATTTTGCCTCCCCGCTTGTAGGTAACCACTGAATTGATCGAATTTATCTTTTTGAACAAACGCACGCATTCTTCATAGGTTATACCTATACTGCGAGCAATTTGATAGTACGGAAGGTTGACATTTAAGGAGTCTCCCTGAGCAACAGACTGAGTTCCATAGCGAGTTGCATAGTATTGCAGCAGACGCACCAGTCGTACAATTGCCCTTTCAGAAATTAGCCCATGTACGGTGTTATGAATTTGTTGCAAGCGTTGATTAAAGACTTCCAGGATTCGCAACGCCACTTCTGGGGTCTGGCGAATAGTCTCTAACAGCGCCTCTCGTTCTATGGTTAGCACTCGGGAGTCCACCTGACAAATAACTGTTGCGGGAGCAATACCATTACCAAAAATTGCCGGAGCCGCAAAAATATCCCCCTCAGGGATGATGCGCAAAAGGCTTTCTTTACCACTCGTCCCGGTTTTTTTAATTTGCAGAGTTCCCTTGATTAAGGCATAGAGTTGGCAGGGCAGGCGATCGCCCTCGTAGATCACAATCTCATCCCGCAAATAAGTCCTTACTTTGGTATAAGGCTGAAGATTCTCTAGCGCTGAAGTTTCTAGGTCCTTAAGCACCCAGACTTGAGCTAATTGTTCAATCGATGAGACCATGCCTAGTAGTCCTTTGAGAGTGTTTGATAGTTATGATCAACAATTTACTTCGTTTATGAGCTAGCTCAAGGACAGCCCTAACTATTTCTGTCACAGTAAAAGTAACAACGAGTTCAGAGATATAGCAGAAGTCAGAAGTCAGAAGTCAGAAGTCAGAAGTCAGAAGTCAAACTCTTGCGCTTACTTAGGTTTGAGACTTTTGTCATGTCCGCGCCTGCCCTGGCGACTGCTATATTTCCAAATCAATGAACTTCCTACCTAAATTTGAGATGAGGAAAGGATAGTCAATAACTCACCGCTAAATCTTTAAGATTATAGCGGGAGCTTGTAAAAAGCTCATAGTTGACCAGACTAAGCTCACTTATGAGCTACGTTATTTCGCTCATGACACCTACAGATACGTGCCAGTTTGTAGCAACTGTCGTACAGCTTTAAACAGGTGTAACGAGTTAAGCCAGTGAGTTGTACCTAACAAGGCGTTTATAACATTGTCAAGGCAAACTTTACCCACATTGTGGAGTGATCAAAGTAATGCGAGTTTTCGTACTAGACCAAAATAAACAACCTCTAGACCCTTGTCATCCGGCAAGAGCTAGGGAACTACTCAAAAAAAGAAGGGCTAAAGTTTTCAAACGTTATCCATTCACAATTATTTTACAAGATAGAACTCTGGAAAATTCAGTAACTCATTCACACCGAATCAAAATAGACCCTGGCTCTAAAACAACGGGGCTTGCCATTGTTCAAGAGCCAACAGGTCGAGTAACTAGTGCTTTAGAAATCTTTCATAGAGGACAGCAGATTAAAGATGCTCTTGAGTCTCGTAGAGCTAATAGGCGTGGACGACGTAACCGCAAAACCCGTTACCGTAAGCCTCGTTTCTTGAATCGGACACGCACCACAGGATGGCTTGCTCCATCATTAATGAGTCGTATTTTCAATATTGAAACTTGGGTTAGACGACTTACGAAGCTTTGTCCTGTCAGCGCAATATCTCAAGAGTTAGTCCGCTTTGATCTGCAAAAAATGCAGAATCCTGAAATTAGCGGAGTTGAATACCAACGCGGTGAGTTGTTTGGATTTGAGGTCAAGGAATACTTGCTAGCTAAGTGGGGACGAAATTGTGTTTACTGTGGTGCGGAAAATGTGCCGCTAGAAGTAGAACATATTATCCCTAAGTCTAAGGGTGGCAGTAACAGAGTTAGTAATTTAACCCTAGCTTGTCGGTGTTGTAATCAAAAGAAAGGAAATGACCATATTGAGAAGTTTATCAAGAAAAAGCCAGCCATTCTCAAACGAGTATTATCCAAGGCAAAAACACCACTGAAGGATGCAGCAGCAGTGAATGCTACTCGCCTTGTATTGTTCAGAAGATTGCATTCAACTGGACTGCTTCTAGAAACTGGATCTGGTGGTTTGACTAAATTTAACCGAAAGACCAGAGGTATCGAAAAAAACCACTGGACGGATGCTGCTTGTATTGGGAAATCAACGCCGGAGAAGTTGTTCCTTAACGGCATCAAGCCTTTGATTGTTAAAGCCAAAGGACACGGACGAAGACAACGTTGCCGAACAGACAAATACGGATTCCCATTAGCTCATGCACCATCAGCTAAGTTCTTTCAAGGGTTTCAGACAGGTGATGTAGTTAAAGCCGATATCCCGAAAGGGAAATATGCAGGAAAGTATACAGGGCGTATTGCTATTCGTTTTCGTCCCAGTTTTGTTTTGCAATTACCAAATCAGAAGTTTGATGTACATCCCAAATATTTACAAACAATCTTTAGGGCTGACGGTTATGAATACCAAGTCAATTAATGCGGATTCGCTATCACTCAATTTATCAGTTGGCGGCAATTCCTCTCCCGCTAAAACTAGCGTCTATAGCGGGAGTCCCCTTCCCGCATTTCAGATGGGTAATGCGATCGCTAAAGCAAACACATCGTTTAGCACTTCCCTACAAAAATTAGCTGACTATCCACATACAGGGATGATTAGCAAAGTTTTGCTCAAGGATAACAATTGCCAATACACCCTATTTTGTTTGGCAAAAGGTACAGCAATTGAGGAGCATACTTCACCTCGTAATGCCGCAATCACGGTAATTGAAGGGAAAGGAATTCTGACCTTAGACCAGAAAGAGATTACCTTAGAAGCAGGAGTCTTTATCTTTATACCTGCTAAAGCACCTCATAGGTTACAAGCCCAAGAAAATCTTAAATTTATGCTAACCTTCTCGGAAAAACCTAAACCAGTGAATCAGGTGAGCCAAGAAACCATAGATATCATCAAGTCCACAGCTCCCCTCCTCAAAAAGCATGGTAAGCAAATTACTACTCGGATGTATGAAATCATGTTTCACAACCATCCAGAGGTAAAAGCACAGTTTGATATGTCAGCTCAAGCTAATGGTTCTCAACCAGCTAAGTTAGCTACAGCAGTCTATAGTTATGCTACCAAAATTGATAATCCGGAGGCTTTAAAATCAATGGTTGAGTTGATTGCTCATCGTCATGTAAAAACCCATGTTAAACCAGAACAATATCCCATTGTGGGAGAGAGTCTACTACAAGCGATGAAGGATGTGTTGCATGAAGCGGCGACAGAGGAAGTGATAGCAGCTTGGACAGAAGCTTATCAGATATTAGCTGATATTTTTATTAACAGAGAACGTCAAATCTATGAATCATTATAGCAATTTAGGAGTAGGGAGTAGGGAGTCGGGAGTCGGGAGTCGGGAGTCGGGAGTCGGGAGTCGGGAGTCGGGAGTCGGGAGTCGGGAGTCGGGAGTCGGGAATATGAGAACCGCTATATTTCTGTTAGTCTAAATTCCCAGCAGTCAAAACCTGCTCAACGGTTAACATCAGCTCAGGAAACGTAGGTGATGTTAACTGTTGATTTCCAGTGAACACTGTTTCCTGATATAACCCTTCCTCTAACACCAGCAGTGAAACTTTTTTCTTCAGGGGGTCAACAATCCAATATTCAATGATTCCCAAGGCAGCATACTCTGAACGTTTGTAACGATAATCTCGCTTAACAGAATCAGGACTCACCACCTCTACTGCTAATAATGGAGGAGTATCACATACTGCTGACTGATCTAGCAATGCCATTACCTGATCTTTGGTTACCACATAGACATCACTTAGCCGTGACTTGCGCCATCCTGTCCGAATTCCTGCTTCTTTAAAACACAGCCAAGGCAAACCCAAACGATTAATTTCTGCTTCCAATGCTTGTTCAATAAACTTAGCAATCAGCAGATGCCTAAAGGTTGGTGGATTCATGATTTCTAACCTCCCATCCACTAATTCATAGCGGTTGTCGGTACCATCATCATAGTTGAGGTATTCTTCAAAGGTGTATAATCCTTCTGTGGTTATAGTTGTCATGTTGAGCAATCCGGGAAAGTTTACCGTTGGCAATCTATAGCAAAGGGAACAGGGAGTAGGAAGTAGGGAGTAGGGAGTAGGGAGTAGGGAATAGGGCATCAAAAATTATCACAATTCAATTAGGATCCCTATATATAGGGTTTATAAATAGGTCATGAACAATCTTGCTGATTTTTAAGAACACCAAAAAATCATCCAAGCTCTTTCCTACTGCTCCCTGCTCCCTGCTCCGTTCGCGTAGCGTGGCCTACGGCCTCAGCTCCCTGCTCCCTTTTCCCATCAATCCTATATTCACAACTCAAATACAAACGCTATATATACCAATCCTAATTGAAACCTCAGAGAAATTAGTCCCACCTAAAAAGCAGTAAGGGGGCTGACGGCTATACCCGTTAGGCTAAACCCAACTGCCCACCAGGCAATAGACATGGCGTTGCTTAATAATGGAATGATTTTAAGAGTTTTGTGGAACGGGCATGTTGGCGGAACGGGCATGTTGGTGGAACGGGGATGTTGGTGGAACGGGGATGTTGGTGGAACGGGGATGTTGGGGGAACGGGGATGTTGGTGGAACGGGGATGTTGGTGGAACGGGCATCTTGCCGTGGAATGGGCATCTTGGCGTGGAATGGGCATCTTGGCGTGGAATGGGCATCTTGCCGTGGAACGGGCATCTTGCCGTGGAATGGGCATCTTGCCGTGGAACGGGCATCTTGCCGTGGAACGGGCATCTTGCCGTGGAACGGGCATCTTGCCCGTTATCAATATTCCCAGGCGGCCAGGATGCCCACCCCACTCCTATTCATCCCGCCCCTCAGCAATCCCAAAAATCCTGTGTACCTCATAGGTATAAGAAAGGCGTTGCTGAATTAAGGAATGAATGCGGGATCATCTGGTTTTGGTCAAGCCCCCGTGGGTCCCCCGAGCGAGCAATCCCTCGCTCGGGGGACGCAAGAAAGTCTTGTTCCCCCCAAAATTGGGGGGCTAGGGGGGCTTGACCATACCCATAATCAGCAACGCCATAAGAAACGCTATAAGCACCTCAAGTAGCGTGGCCAACTGCCAACTGCTGACTGCTGACTGCTGACTGCTGACTGCTTACGAAAAATGATCCGAGTTGAATATAGCGGTTTCTATCCTAATGAGGTACACAGGATTTTTTCCCTGTTCCCTGTTCCCTGTTCCCTGTTCCCTAAAACCAAGGACTCTGTACCTCACCCAATTAAAAACCGCTATATTCCTAAAAATATTACGATATATTTCATTGTTGAAAATCCCGAAAAATGTTACGATATATTTCATTTTTCGGGATTTGCTCTCTTTCTTTGTTTTTCATGTTAGTGTTATTTTGGTGGCAGTTAGAAGTATAGAAAAGGTATTTCCCTATTCCATCATTCAACTCCAAGGGGACTCCCGTTATAGTCGAAGACTTAGCGGTAGGGGAATTGGAGACTGAATTTGTAGCGTATCTTGCCTATTTTTGTTAGGATAAGATTACAGGATTAGCAAGATTGCTATCGATCACAATCCCAAAATTAAACGATTAAGGGACACGAAGCAATCAGAGTTTTCTCAGGTTCCAATATATGCATTAAAAGACAAGCTTAAAAGCCTCTGTCGCATGGAATTAAGCTGATCATAAACATACAAGTAACCCCAAGGATTTTATCGGAGGGTCTAGAGGCTGTTTGGTTCAGCCGTTAAGGGTTTTATACTCTTAAGAATCCCTCGCTA encodes:
- a CDS encoding ABC exporter membrane fusion protein; protein product: MEPKIGIKDQGLSKPLSRWVIVLAGVGILATVVASRYSLEMVRERPPEPVPSPSTTPAIRAVTALGRLEPEGEVIQLAAPTTFQAPRVAQLLVKEGDKVGANQLIAIMENRDRLQADLERAKAEVKVSRANLEKVKAGAKSGTIAAQEAKIKRLEAEYRGQKEALQTRIDRLQTQLQETQQEKDATVRRLKAQLRNVQADFQRYDQLERDGAIAISELDSRRLNVETAQESVSEAIANRTQTISTLREQLKEAIVNRNQTLAVVEAQINEAKATLEEIKEVRLVDIRQAEAELEMAMAQVKQAEAELKFAYVHSPLDSQILKINTYPGETVDQEKGIVELGQTDQMMVVAEVYESDIGKVKLGQKVTIISESKAFEDKLNGSVVRIGQQIDKQDVLDTDPAADVDARVVEVDIRLNPEDSKTVADLTNSQVIVKIVISD
- a CDS encoding MarR family transcriptional regulator, with amino-acid sequence MFTKRDLPSEQELLNVARQYPELDIASVFTCLSFLKTTTEIYEAIETHLGRYELSIGKFTVLMLLHKAGSLGLTPSECAQQAGVTRGTITGLLDGLERQGLVKRQPHPDDRRMLMVQLTPKGWQFLKQMLPDHFNRVTGLMAHLTGAEKKTFVKLLAKLRAGTPAMHSAEFQLTQ
- a CDS encoding phycocyanobilin:ferredoxin oxidoreductase translates to MSTTSTPSLRTQQNPLCAKLADCIESNWRRYFDLSPYHLPAELGYVQGRLEGEKLTIENHCYQTPQFRKMHLELAKVGEMLDILHCVMFPRPDYALPMFGCDVVAARGQISAAIADLSPLNPKRTLPEAYHCSLENLPKPEFKQPRDLPPWADIFSEFCIFVRPNGPEEEAQFLAWVDDLLQIHCAHAANALPVSREKQAEIIASQHYYCSKQRQNDKTRRVLEKAFGVEWAENYMTSVLFDLPGS
- a CDS encoding twin-arginine translocase TatA/TatE family subunit, whose product is MFGLGWPEVMIIGVVAVVIFGPKKIPEIGSALGKTLRGFKDEMNNPTSEAEESQTQQKDS
- a CDS encoding Crp/Fnr family transcriptional regulator, which encodes MVSSIEQLAQVWVLKDLETSALENLQPYTKVRTYLRDEIVIYEGDRLPCQLYALIKGTLQIKKTGTSGKESLLRIIPEGDIFAAPAIFGNGIAPATVICQVDSRVLTIEREALLETIRQTPEVALRILEVFNQRLQQIHNTVHGLISERAIVRLVRLLQYYATRYGTQSVAQGDSLNVNLPYYQIARSIGITYEECVRLFKKINSINSVVTYKRGGKIIINDWQQLDAFAKRSPSG
- the iscB gene encoding RNA-guided endonuclease IscB produces the protein MRVFVLDQNKQPLDPCHPARARELLKKRRAKVFKRYPFTIILQDRTLENSVTHSHRIKIDPGSKTTGLAIVQEPTGRVTSALEIFHRGQQIKDALESRRANRRGRRNRKTRYRKPRFLNRTRTTGWLAPSLMSRIFNIETWVRRLTKLCPVSAISQELVRFDLQKMQNPEISGVEYQRGELFGFEVKEYLLAKWGRNCVYCGAENVPLEVEHIIPKSKGGSNRVSNLTLACRCCNQKKGNDHIEKFIKKKPAILKRVLSKAKTPLKDAAAVNATRLVLFRRLHSTGLLLETGSGGLTKFNRKTRGIEKNHWTDAACIGKSTPEKLFLNGIKPLIVKAKGHGRRQRCRTDKYGFPLAHAPSAKFFQGFQTGDVVKADIPKGKYAGKYTGRIAIRFRPSFVLQLPNQKFDVHPKYLQTIFRADGYEYQVN
- a CDS encoding globin domain-containing protein, producing MNTKSINADSLSLNLSVGGNSSPAKTSVYSGSPLPAFQMGNAIAKANTSFSTSLQKLADYPHTGMISKVLLKDNNCQYTLFCLAKGTAIEEHTSPRNAAITVIEGKGILTLDQKEITLEAGVFIFIPAKAPHRLQAQENLKFMLTFSEKPKPVNQVSQETIDIIKSTAPLLKKHGKQITTRMYEIMFHNHPEVKAQFDMSAQANGSQPAKLATAVYSYATKIDNPEALKSMVELIAHRHVKTHVKPEQYPIVGESLLQAMKDVLHEAATEEVIAAWTEAYQILADIFINRERQIYESL
- a CDS encoding Uma2 family endonuclease yields the protein MTTITTEGLYTFEEYLNYDDGTDNRYELVDGRLEIMNPPTFRHLLIAKFIEQALEAEINRLGLPWLCFKEAGIRTGWRKSRLSDVYVVTKDQVMALLDQSAVCDTPPLLAVEVVSPDSVKRDYRYKRSEYAALGIIEYWIVDPLKKKVSLLVLEEGLYQETVFTGNQQLTSPTFPELMLTVEQVLTAGNLD